The nucleotide sequence CGTCCACGTTGACGTCCCACCAGCCGTAGCCGGCCTTCGCCTTCAGAAACACGTTGCCGGCGGTACGGTAGGCGAGGTACCCGGCAAGCGTCTCCACGTCCCAGTCGTTTCCCCCGATCTCGCCGTCATCGAACGTGCGCGTGTATTCGCCCTCGACAGCGAGGGAGCCGTTCGTGTCCTCCATCAGGGTGTAACCGACCAGCGCCCCCAGGTTCGTTGCCTCGTCGCCGCGGTCGGGATCCATGAGGCCGATCTTCGCGCCGAAATAAAGCGGGTTGCCCGGCTGCTGCGCCTGCGCGGGCGCGTATGCCGTCAAACCGCAAAGGGCGAGGAGCAGTGCTACCGCTGATCTCTTCATGGCGATCTCCTTTTCCTGATTTGGCTTCCGTGCGTGGGGACTGGCTGCTTCGTCCTAAGCTAACAAAGCAGGTCGAGGAGCGCCATTGCGGTCAAATCACCGCAGTCGCGGCAGGGGAGGACCGGTCCGGGACGAAGGCCAGCAGCAGGTCGTTCAGGAAGCGACGCCCGAGCTCGCTCGGCACGACGCGGTCGGTGCCCGGCTCGATCAGCCCCCGTCGCCGCCCCGTCTCCAGGCCGCGGTCCAGGCGGTCGAACGGCAGGCCGGTCCGCTCTTCAAAGAGCGCCGGCGCGAACCCCGCGTGCAGGCGCAGCGCATTGAGCATGAACTCGAAAACGAGGTCCGGCTCCTCGAGGCGTTGGGTGCTCGCGCGCGCCGCGTCCGTGCCGGCGTGCCGCATGTACGCCGCCGGGTGCCTGGCATTCGCGTAGCGCCACGTACCGCCCGCCCCGGTGATCTTGGCGTGCGCACCGGCGCCGATCCCGAGGTAGTCGCCGAATTCCCAGTAGTTCAGGTTGTGCCGGCATTCGCTTCCGTGCCGGGCGTACGCCGACACCTCGTAATGCCGATAGCCGGCGTCGCGCAGGCGCTCCTCGATCGCCTGGTGCATGCTCGCGACCGCCTCGTCGTCCGGAAGCGGAGGCGGGTGCGCGTGGAAGTACGTATGGGGCTCGAGCGTGAGCTGGTACGCGGACAGGTGGGCCGGTCCGTACGCGAGCGCGATCTCGATGTCCGCCAGGGCCTGCCCGGCCGTTTGGCCGGGCAGCCCGTACATCAGGTCCAGGTTGAGGTTCCGAAATCCGGCCGCGCCGGCCGCTTCGGCCGCGCGCCGCGCCTCCTCCGGGCCGTGAATGCGCCCGAGTGCCCGGAGCTTTCCCTCCTCGAAACTTTGGATGCCGATCGAGAGCCGGTTCACGCCCGCCTCCCGGAATCCGCGGAAGCGATCGAGCTCGACCGTACCGGGGTTCGCCTCGAGCGTGATTTCGGCGGCCGCCGCGAGCGGGACGCGGTCCCCGATGCCCGCGAGCAGGCGCGCAATCGAGGAGGGGTGGAACAGGCTCGGCGTCCCGCCGCCGATGAAGATCGTCCGCACCTCGCGGCCGCCGGCGAGCGTCGCCGCGTGCGCGAGGTCGCGCAGCAGCGCGTCGACGTAAGCGTCCTCCTCGAGCTCGCCGCGCAGCGCGTGCGAGTTGAAGTCGCAGTACGGACACTTGCGCACGCACCAGGGCAGGTGCACGTACAGCGAGAGCGGCGGAAGGGGCGCGGGCATGGGACCGGGACCGGGAAAAAGCGATTATATCGCGGCGGCGGGACGCGCCGTCGCCGGCACCACCGGTCCGCTGCGTGCGCGACCGCGCGCAACTGCGCAAGAACCGGGTTGAGACGCGCCCGTGCGCCTTTCTAAGATGCCGCCATGAATCCGACCGATTACGCGCGCGTCGAACAGACCATCCGCTACCTCGACCGCCACTTCCACCGGCAGCCGGGCCTCGCCGAGCTCGCGGCCCAGGTCCACCTGAGCGAGTACCACTTTCAGCGCCTGTTCCGGCGCTGGGCGGGCGTCAGCCCGAAGCGGTTCCTGCAGTACCTCACCGCCGACTACGTGAAGGCGCGCCTGCGCGACGCGGCGACCGTGCTGGAGGCCGCCGACGGCGCCGGTCTCTCGAGCGGCGGCCGGGTGCACGAGCTCCTCGTCACGCTCCACGCCGTCACGCCCGGCGAGTGGAAGTCGGAAGGTGAGGGTCTCGTCATCCGCTACGGGTACGCGCCCACGCGCTTCGGCGAATGCCTGGTCGCCGCGACTGACCGCGGCATCTGCGCGCTGCATTTCGCCCCCGACCCGAGCCAGGCCTCTCTCGACGGGCTGCGCGCACAGTGGCCGCGGGCGCGGTTTGTCGAGCGCCCGGGCGAGGCGCGGGCGATCGCGCGGCGCGTCTTCGGCTCCGGCGGGGAGCCGCTCGCGCTGCACGTGGGCGGAAGCAACTTCCAGATCAAGGTATGGGAGGCGCTGCTCACGGTACCGGCCGGGCGGCTCGTCTCCTATGACGAGCTGGCGCGCCGCGCCGGCCGCCCCGGCGCGGCGCGCGCCGTCGGCACCGCCGTGGGCGCGAACCCCGTCGCCGTGCTGATTCCCTGTCATCGCGTCATCCGCAAGACCGGGGCGTTCGGCGAGTACCGCTGGGGCGACACCCGCAAGAGGGCGCTGCTCGCCTGGGAGGCGGCACGCGCGAATCAATTCTGAATGTTGAACGCGTAATGCTTGATTCGGTGCGCACCGCGCGCGCTCATCAATTCAACATTCAACATTAAGCATTCAAGATTGCTGTTTCAGACGCGCTCCTCGGCCGTGACCACGGCGCGCGGGCGGGCGGTCGACACGAGCACCACCCCGGCCAGGATGACGATCATGCCGAGCAGCTGCCGGGCGTCGAGGCGTTCGTCGAGGAGCCACCAGCCGAGGACGACCGCGACCGCCGGATTGACGTAGGCGTACGTGCCGAGCGAGGCCGGCGTCACCTCGTGCAGCAGCCAGACGTAGGCCGCGTACGCCAGGCAGGAGCCGAAGACGATGAGGTAGAGGAGCGAAGCGGCGCTCGCCGGCGTCCACCGCCAGTGCGCCGCCTCGCCCTGCGCGAGACCGAGGGCGATCAGGATGAGCCCCGCCAGGAGCGACTGCCACGCCGCCGACATGAGCGGGGCCGTGCGCGGGCGCACGCGGCGCGCATAGATCGAGCCGCTCGCCCAGGCGACCGATGCGCCGAGGATGGCGAGCTGACCGAGGAAGAGCCCGCGCCCGAACTCGCTCGGCGGGTCGAGCAGCACCGCCACGCCGAGCAGGCCGATGGCGAGGCCCGTGATCGTGCGACCCCCGAGCGGTTCGCCGCGCGGGCCGAGGGCGCCGAGCGCCGCGATCCACAGCGCCGTGGTCGCGACGATGAGCGCCGCCTGGTTCGAGGCCACCCATTGTTCGCCCCAGACGACGAGCCCGTTGGCGGTGACGAGGAGGAGCACGGCGACGATCGCGATCGTGCGCCACTCGCGCGCACCCGACGGCCATGCCTGGCCGGTCAGGCGCGCATAGGCGAGCAGCAGCGCGCCCGCCGCGAGAAAGCGCGCGCCGGCGAAGAGCGCCGGAGGCAGCTCGGCCACGCCGACGCGGATCGCGAGATAGGTCGAGCCCCAGACGAGGTAGACGATCGCAAAGGCGGCGGCGACCTTGAGTCGCCAGGACCGGTCGTGGGTCACTCGCGTCCCGGCGCCAGGACAGCGACGAGCTGGCGCAGCGCCTGGCCGCGGTGCGAAAGCCGGTTCTTCTCTTCGGGCGCGAGCTCGGCGGCCGTGCACCCGTGCGTGGGGACGAAGAACACGGGATCGTAGCCGAAACCGTTCGCGCCGCGCGGGGCGCGGGTGATCCGGCCCTCCCACGTGCCCTGGACGATGAGCGGAGTGGGATCGTCGGCGTGGCGCAGGTACACCATCAGGCACTGGAAGCGCGCGGTGCGCCGGGCGTCCGGCACCTGTTCGAGCTGCTCGAGCAGCTTGCGCAGGTTGGCCGCGTCGCCGGCGCCCGGTCCGGCGTAGCGCGCCGAATAGATGCCCGGGGCGCCCTCGAGCGCATCGACCTCGAGCCCGGAGTCGTCGGCGACGGCCGGCAGCCGCGCGTGGCGCGCGGCATGGCGGGCCTTGAGGATCGCGTTCTCGACGAAGGTGAGGCCGGTCTCCTCGACGTCGGTCACGGCGAACTGCGACTGCGGGACGACCTCGAGGTCGTGACCGGCGAGCATCTGGTTGATCTCGCGCACCTTGCCCGCGTTGCTGCTCGCGAGCACGATCCGGCGGGTCACGGCTCGTCGCACCGGGATGTGCGAGCTGAAACAGCGCGAGGACCGGCCTTTTTCGACATCATTTTTGCCCCAGCGCCTGCCGCTGATGCGCGAACAGTTCGCGGATGCCCTTCTCCGCGAGCGCGGTCATCGCCTCGAGCTGCGCGCGCGAGAACGTGCCGCGCTCGGCGGTGCCCTGGACCTCGATGAACCCGCCGCCTTCGCTCATCACGTAGTTCGAGTCCGTGTCGGCGCTCGAGTCCTCGATGTAGTCGAGATCGAGGATCGGCGCGCCCTCGCGGATGCCGACGGAGACGGAGGCCACCAGGTGCAGCAGCGGGTTCGCCGCGAGTCCCTTCGCGCCGCGCAGGTGGTCGAGCGCGTCGACGAGCGCGACGCACCCGCCCGTGATCGAGGCGGTGCGCGTGCCGCCGTCGGCCTGGATCACGTCGCAGTCGACCGTGAAGGTGCGCTCGCCGAGCTTCGTGAGATCGACCATGGCGCGCAGGCTCCGGCCGATCAGCCGCTGGATCTCCATGGTGCGCCCGCCCTGCTTGCCCTTCGCGGCCTCGCGCTGGGTGCGCTCCTTGGTGGCGCGCGGGAGCATGCCGTACTCGGCCGTGATCCATCCCTGGCCCTTGCCCTTGAGGAAGGGCGGCACCTTTTCCTCGACGCTCACGTTGCATACGACGCGCGTCTCGCCGAACTCGATCAGCACCGATCCCTCGGCGTGGCGCGTGAATCGGCGGGTAATGCGTATGGGGCGCAGCTCGTCGCTCGCGCGTCCGCTCGGTCGCATGGGGGTTACCTGCTGGGTTGGACGGGGCGGATTCTAGCGCACGGCCGTCGGCCGTGCCCGGTCAGCCCTTGGACTCCAGGCGTCGCAGGTATTCCTCGAGCTCCTGGATCTCGCTTTCGATGCGGTCCTGGCGCTTGGCGCCCGCCGGCGCGGCCGGGCGCGGGGAGCGCTGCGCGGCGACCTTGGCGGCCGCGCCGCGCCAGAGCTGCGCGGCGTCGACCTGCGCGGGCCGCGGCGGCTGGAGCGGCAGGCTTTTCGTGAGGCGGTCCTCCCAGCGCAGGCAGACGGCGCTCACGTTGTCGCACGCGTCCCCCATGCGCTTCTCCGCGGCGAGCACCATCTCCTCGACCGCCTCGTCCACGCGCGGCCGGCGCAGCGCCGCGGCGATCTCCTCGGCGCGCAGCGCCTCCCACAACCCGTCGCTGCACAGGAGCAGCACGTCGCCCGTGTGCAGCGCGACCTCGTCGCCCAGGCTGATGCGCGGCGGCGACGGCCCGCCGACCGAGCGCAGCAGCAGGCTCTTGCGCGGATGGTTGGCCATCTCCTCTTCCGTGATCACGCCGTCGCGCCGCAGCTCCTCGATGGTCGTGTGATCCTCGGTCCGCACGAGCAGCTTGCCGTCCCGGAAGTGATACAGGCGGCTGTCGCCGACGTGCGCCCAGTAGGCGTAGCCGTCCTGCACGAGGCAGACGACGCAGGTGGTGCGCGCCTCGAGCGGCGGGACGTGCATCTTCGCGCGCGCGGCCACCGAGCCGTGCGCCTTGAGAATCGTGAGCGCGAGGAAGGAGAAGGGATCGGACAGTCGCGGCTGCTTCACGCCCTGGAAGACCCGCAGCACCGTCTCGACCAGCGTCTGCGAGGCGAGCTCGCCGCCGCTGTGGCCCCCGAGTCCGTCCGCGACGACGAGGAGCACCGCGTTGTCGCGTTCGGCCGTGCCCACCCGGTCCTCGTTGGCCGCGCGGCCGCCGCCGACGGAGAGCTGCGCGAGCTGGTACTTCATCCCGCCCGCTTCGCGAGCCACGACAGCCCCAGGCGGCCGAGCAGGCCCGCCGGCGGCTCGGTCTCCGGCGCCGGTTCCCGGGCCAGGAAATCGAGGAGCTGCTGCACGTTCTGGGGCCGCTCGAGCTGGTCGACGCGCAGGCACCAGTCCACGGCCTCGAGCAGGGGGCGCGAGTAGTGGCGCGCGAACTTCTTCGCGGCGGGCTTGAGCGCGTCGCGCTCGGCGCGCCTGGTCGCCGGCAGCGGCGCCTTGCCGCTCATGCAGGTCCAGATCGACGCGCCGATGGCGTAGAGGTCGGTCCAGGGTCCCAGGTGCCCGCGCCGATGCTGCTCGATCGGCGCGTAGCCGAGGGTGAGGGTGTGCGGCGCCTGCACGCGGTTCTCGCGGTACGCCGGCTGCGCCGCGCCGAAGTCGAGCAGCAGCGGCTTGCCGCCGGGACGCAGAAAGATGTTCGCCGGTTTAATGTCGAGGTGCAGCAGGTGGTGCGCGTGCAGCTCGCGCAGCCCGAGCAGCACCCCCGTGAACACCGAGCGGATGAATTTTTCGGGCAGCCGGCCGTAGCGCTTGACGTACCAGCGCAGGTCCTTGCCCTCCTCGTGCTGCATCACGATGTAGACCGTGTTGTTGTCGCGGAAGAAATCGATCACCTGCACGATGCTCTCGTGCCGGATCTTGGCGAGCACCGCGGCCTCCTCGAAGAAGCGCTTGATGCCCTGCCTGAACGTCGCGTTGGTCTCCGCCGACAGGCTCTGCACGCTGACGTCCTCCGCGCGCTTGGCCTGGTTGCCGGGCAGGTACTCCTTGATCACGACGGGGCGGTTCTGCGCCGTGTCGTGGGCGAGATAGACGATGCTGAAACCGCCGCCGCCGAGCGGGCGGACGATGCGGTACTGGCGAAGCTCGTGCCCCGCCGGAAGTGCGTTTGTGATGTCGATTTCCATGGGTGATCCGCGCCGGACGTCCGTGGCGCTACCCTAAGTATAGGAAGCCCGCACGGGTGCGCCGGTGGTCGGTTTTGTCGCTCCGGAAATCCGTTTACCATCGCCCCATGACCCGCAGCATGACCGCCTTCGCCCGGCAGGGCGTGGAAACGCCCGCCGGCGCCCTCGTCTGGGAGCTGCGGTCGGTGAACCACCGCTACCTCGACATGAGCCTGCGGCTGCCCGAAGAGCTGCGCGCGATCGAGAACCCCGTCCGGGAGAGAATCGCGAGCCGCCTCGAACGGGGAAAGGTCGAGGCGAACCTCAAGCTGCAGGCCGCCGAGCAGGGCCCGACGCTCCACTTCGACGCCGCCGCCGCCCGCGCCGTGCTCGCCGCGGCCGGCGAGGCGACGGCCCTGGCGAGCGGCCTCGCGCCCCTCTCGGTCGCGGACGTGCTCCGCTGGCCGGGCGTGCTGCGCGCGCCCGCGCCGGATCCGGAGTCGGTGGCCCGGGCGGCGCTCGCCGCCCTGAACGCCGCTCTCGACGAGCTGGTCGCCACCCGCGAGCGCGAGGGCGGGCGCCTCCAGCAGCTGCTCGAAGAGCGGCTCGCGGCCATGCGCGCGATCGTCGCGAACCTCGCCGCCATCCTCCCCGAGGTCATGCGCGACTACCGCGCCCGCGTCGAAGCCCGCCTCGGCGAGGTCCGCGCGCAGCTCGATCCCGCCCGCCTCGAACAGGAGATGGTGCTCTACACGAACCGCGCGGACGTGACCGAGGAGATGGACCGCCTGCAGACGCACATCGGCGAGGTCGAGCGCGTGCTCGCCGGCGGCGGTCAGATCGGCAGGCGCCTCGACTTCCTGATGCAGGAGCTGAACCGCGAGACCAACACGCTCGCGTCGAAATCGGTCGACATCCGCCTGACCAACGCCGCGGTCGAGCTCAAGGTCCTGATCGAGCAGATGCGCGAGCAGGTGCAGAACATAGAATGAAATGTTGAATGCTTAATGTTGAATGTTGAATTAATGAGCGCGCGCAGTGCGCACCTCAATTCAAAATTCAACATCAAACATTCAAAATTGCCGTCCCATGGGTAATCTCCTCATCCTCTCCGCCGCCTCCGGGACCGGCAAGACCAGCCTCGCGCACGCGCTTATCGAGAGCGAGCCCGACGTCGTGTTCTCGGTCTCGCATACGACGCGCGCACCGCGACCCGGCGAGGTGCACGGGCGGCACTACTACTTCGTGAGCCCCGAGGAGTTCGAGGCGATGGTGGCCCGGGGCGACTTCCTCGAGCACGCGCAGGTCTTCGGAAATCGCTACGGGACCTCGCGCCAGGAGATCGAACAGCGGCTGGCGCAGGGGAAGAGCGTGATCCTCGATATCGACTGGCAGGGGGCGCGGGCGGTAAAGCGCCAGCTGCCCGAGGCCGTTTCGGTCTTCATCCTCCCCCCGTCGCGCGAGGCGCTGCTCGAGCGGCTCACCCGGCGGGGCCAGGACGACCCTGAGGTCATCGCCCGGCGCATGAGCGTGGCGGTGGACGAAATGGCCCATTGCCGCGAATTCGATCACCTCGTCGTGAACGACGACTTCCAGGCCGCCCTCGCCGACATCAGGGCCATTCTGCGCGGGAGGCCGGAGGACGCGCGGCCGGTGTGGGTCGACATCGACCGGCTCCTCGCGCCGTAGCTGGCACTAATCCCGTCCGGTCAGTAAGATAACCGCTTCCCGCGCAGCCGGCCGGCGCTTGTCCCGCGCCGGTTTTCGTCGATACTTGAACTAATTACCTGAGGTTATTACGTAATGGCCCGCATCACCGTCGAAGATTGCCTCGAAAACGTGGAGAACCGCTTCCAGCTGGTGCTGGTCGCGGCCAAGCGCGCCCGCCAGCTCTCTTCGGGGGCCGAGGCGTGCGTCGCGCGCGAAAACGACAAGCCGACCGTGCTCGCCCTGCGCGAGATCGCGGACGGTTTCGTGACGAGCGCCATTCTGGACGAGGAGCAGGTGCAAGCCGGACTCGAGGCCGATGACGATACAGCCGAGCAAAACCCCGCCGCCGACGCCGCCGGCGGGACGGGAGAGCTCCCCCAGGCGTGAGTCGGCGGTCCCCGCGGACGCCGCGACGGCCGACACCGGCCGGCGCGAGCGGTCGGGGGGGACCCGTACTCCGCCCGTCCGGTTTCGCATCAGCGACCTCTGTCCGCTGCTCGAGAGCTACCTAGAGCCCAAGGACGTCGCCGAGGTCTACCGCGCCTACCTCTTCAGCGCCGAGGTTCACGACGGCCAGCAGCGGCGCAGCGGCGAGCCGTACATCTCCCACCCCCTCGAAGTCGCGCACATCCTGGCGTCCATGCACATGGACGCCCGCAGCCTCATGGCCGCGATCCTGCACGACGTGATCGAGGACACGCGCACCGCGAAGGACCTGCTCGCCGACGACTTCGGCAAGGACGTCGCGGAGCTCGTGGACGGCGTGTCCAAGATCACCCGGATCGAGTTCCAGTCGCAGGAGGAGGCGCAGGCGGAGAACTTCCGCAAGATGCTGCTCGCGATGGCGAGCGACATCCGCGTCATCCTCATCAAGCTCGCCGACCGGCTGCACAACATGCGCACGATCGGCTACCTCAGCCGCGCGCGCCAGCGCGCGATCGCGCGCGAGACCCTCGACATCTATGCCCCGATCGCGAACCGCCTGGGCGTGCGCCAATGGGCGACCGAGCTCGAAGACCTGTCGATGGCGACACTCTACCCGCTGCGCTATCGCATCCTCTCGGAGGCCATCCGCAAGCGCCGCGCGAACCGCAAGGCCATCGTCGAGAAGGTGCGCACGGCGATCGTGAAGCAGCTCGAGCAGGAGGGCGTGCAGGCGGAGGTCACGGGGCGCGAGAAGAATGTCTACAGCATCTACCGCAAGATGGAGACGAAGAAGCTCTCCTTCGAGCAGGTCTACGACATCTACGGCTTCCGCGTGATCGTCGACAAGGCCGACACCTGCTACCGCGTGCTCGGCATGCTGCACAGCCTCTACAAGCCCATCCCCGGGCGCTTCAAGGACTACATCGCGATCCCCAAGGCGAACGGCTACCAGTCGCTGCACACGGTGGTGTTCGGCCCCTTCGGCGTCTCGATCGAGCTCCAGATCCGCACGCGCGAGATGCACCGGGTCGCCGAGGCCGGCGTCGCGTCGCACTGGCTCTACAAGACGGGCGACGGCGGCGACACCATGCGCGAGCGGGCGCTGCAGTGGCTCAAGGACCTGCTCGAGATCCAGCAGAAGGCCGGCAACCCGCACGAGTTCCTCGAGCACCTCAAGATCGACCTCTTCCCCGACGAGGTCTACGTGTTCACGCCGAACGGCGAGATCAAGAAGCTGCCGCGCGGCGCGACCGTCATCGACTTCGCCTACGACGTGCACACCGACATCGGCAACCGCTGCGTCGGCGCCAAGGTGAACCACGAGCTCGTGCCGCTGCGCACGACGCTCAAGAACGGCGACCACGTCGAGATCATCACCTCCGCGGTCGGCCACCCCAATCCGTCCTGGCTCGACTACGTGGTCACGAGCAAGGCCCGGGCGCACATCCGCAGCTACCTCAAGAACCAGCAGGTCGGCGGCGCGATGAGCCTCGGCAGCCGGTTGCTCGAGAAGGCGCTTTCCGATCTCGGCGGAAGCCTGTCGGCGATCACCGACGCGCAGAAGACGGCGCTGCTGAAGACGCTCAAGCTCAAGACCTGGAACGATCTCCTGGGCGAGATCGGCCTGGGGAACCGGCTTGCGGCCGTGGTCGCGCGCCAGCTCGTCCCGGTGAAGACCGAGGAGGAGGAAGGCGGTTTCCTCAAGCTCTTCCGCCGCAGGCGCAGCGCCGGCGAGAAGCGCCCGACGCTCGCGATCCGCGGCACCGAGGGCGTCGTCGTCACGTACGCGCGCTGCTGCCGCCCCATCCCGGGCGACCCCATCCTCGGTTTTCTTTCGGCGGGACGCGGGATCGTGGTCCACACCACCGACTGCCCGAACGTCGCCAAGTACCGCAAGCACCCCGAGCAGTGGATCGACGTGCGCTGGGAGCAGCAGATCGAGGGCGTGTTCCCGGTCGCCATGCGGGTGGAAGTGCGCAACCAGCGCGGCGTGCTGGCGCAGGTCGCGAGCGCCATCGCCGAGCAGGAGGCGAACATCGACGCCGTCTCGTTCGACGACCGGGACGGCCAGTACACCAGCATGGAGTTCACCGTCGAGGTGAAGGACCGCGCCCACCTCGCCCGCATCATGCGCGGCATCCGCCAGAACGAGGCGGTCGTCCGCATCAATCGCAAGAAGGGCTAGTCGTGAATACCAATCTTGAATGTTGAATGCTTAATGTTGAATTGAGGTGCGCGCTGCGCGCGCTCATCAATCAAACATTCACCATCAAGCATTCAACATTGCCGTATCGACATGAAGCGCCAAACGATAACCACGAACGAAGCGCCCAAAGCCATCGGCACCTACTCTCAGGCCGTCCGGGTCGGGAACACCGTCTACCTCTCCGGTCAGATCCCGCTCGTGCCGGCCACCATGGAGCTCGAATCGGGCGACATGCGCGCGCAGATCACGCGCGTGTTCGAGAACCTCCGCGCCGTCGCGCGCGCCGCGGGCGGCGACCTGAAGGACGTGGTGAAGCTCAACGTCTTCCTGACCGATCTCACTCACTTCCCGCTCGTGAACGAAATCATGGCGCGTTACTTCACCGAACCGTATCCCGCCCGCGCGGCGATCGGCGTCGCCGCCCTGCCCAAGGGCGCCGCCGTCGAGATGGATGCGGTCATGGTGCTCGAATAACGAGAGTGCTGAATGTTGAATTCGAAATGTTGAATTGAGGTGCGCGCTGCGCGCGCGTCATCAATTAATTCAGCATTCAACATCAAGCCTTCAAAATCGAGTTGAATGGATCCCGCCTCGCTGCCCGTCACGCGCCTGAAGGGCGTCGGCCCGCGGCTCGCGGAGAAGCTCGCGCGGCTCGGGCTCGCGACCGTACAG is from Sulfurifustis variabilis and encodes:
- the hemW gene encoding radical SAM family heme chaperone HemW, with the translated sequence MPAPLPPLSLYVHLPWCVRKCPYCDFNSHALRGELEEDAYVDALLRDLAHAATLAGGREVRTIFIGGGTPSLFHPSSIARLLAGIGDRVPLAAAAEITLEANPGTVELDRFRGFREAGVNRLSIGIQSFEEGKLRALGRIHGPEEARRAAEAAGAAGFRNLNLDLMYGLPGQTAGQALADIEIALAYGPAHLSAYQLTLEPHTYFHAHPPPLPDDEAVASMHQAIEERLRDAGYRHYEVSAYARHGSECRHNLNYWEFGDYLGIGAGAHAKITGAGGTWRYANARHPAAYMRHAGTDAARASTQRLEEPDLVFEFMLNALRLHAGFAPALFEERTGLPFDRLDRGLETGRRRGLIEPGTDRVVPSELGRRFLNDLLLAFVPDRSSPAATAVI
- a CDS encoding methylated-DNA--[protein]-cysteine S-methyltransferase, whose product is MNPTDYARVEQTIRYLDRHFHRQPGLAELAAQVHLSEYHFQRLFRRWAGVSPKRFLQYLTADYVKARLRDAATVLEAADGAGLSSGGRVHELLVTLHAVTPGEWKSEGEGLVIRYGYAPTRFGECLVAATDRGICALHFAPDPSQASLDGLRAQWPRARFVERPGEARAIARRVFGSGGEPLALHVGGSNFQIKVWEALLTVPAGRLVSYDELARRAGRPGAARAVGTAVGANPVAVLIPCHRVIRKTGAFGEYRWGDTRKRALLAWEAARANQF
- a CDS encoding serine/threonine-protein kinase; its protein translation is MEIDITNALPAGHELRQYRIVRPLGGGGFSIVYLAHDTAQNRPVVIKEYLPGNQAKRAEDVSVQSLSAETNATFRQGIKRFFEEAAVLAKIRHESIVQVIDFFRDNNTVYIVMQHEEGKDLRWYVKRYGRLPEKFIRSVFTGVLLGLRELHAHHLLHLDIKPANIFLRPGGKPLLLDFGAAQPAYRENRVQAPHTLTLGYAPIEQHRRGHLGPWTDLYAIGASIWTCMSGKAPLPATRRAERDALKPAAKKFARHYSRPLLEAVDWCLRVDQLERPQNVQQLLDFLAREPAPETEPPAGLLGRLGLSWLAKRAG
- a CDS encoding YicC/YloC family endoribonuclease, which produces MTRSMTAFARQGVETPAGALVWELRSVNHRYLDMSLRLPEELRAIENPVRERIASRLERGKVEANLKLQAAEQGPTLHFDAAAARAVLAAAGEATALASGLAPLSVADVLRWPGVLRAPAPDPESVARAALAALNAALDELVATREREGGRLQQLLEERLAAMRAIVANLAAILPEVMRDYRARVEARLGEVRAQLDPARLEQEMVLYTNRADVTEEMDRLQTHIGEVERVLAGGGQIGRRLDFLMQELNRETNTLASKSVDIRLTNAAVELKVLIEQMREQVQNIE
- the gmk gene encoding guanylate kinase; translation: MGNLLILSAASGTGKTSLAHALIESEPDVVFSVSHTTRAPRPGEVHGRHYYFVSPEEFEAMVARGDFLEHAQVFGNRYGTSRQEIEQRLAQGKSVILDIDWQGARAVKRQLPEAVSVFILPPSREALLERLTRRGQDDPEVIARRMSVAVDEMAHCREFDHLVVNDDFQAALADIRAILRGRPEDARPVWVDIDRLLAP
- a CDS encoding EamA family transporter, whose product is MTHDRSWRLKVAAAFAIVYLVWGSTYLAIRVGVAELPPALFAGARFLAAGALLLAYARLTGQAWPSGAREWRTIAIVAVLLLVTANGLVVWGEQWVASNQAALIVATTALWIAALGALGPRGEPLGGRTITGLAIGLLGVAVLLDPPSEFGRGLFLGQLAILGASVAWASGSIYARRVRPRTAPLMSAAWQSLLAGLILIALGLAQGEAAHWRWTPASAASLLYLIVFGSCLAYAAYVWLLHEVTPASLGTYAYVNPAVAVVLGWWLLDERLDARQLLGMIVILAGVVLVSTARPRAVVTAEERV
- a CDS encoding XTP/dITP diphosphatase, which codes for MTRRIVLASSNAGKVREINQMLAGHDLEVVPQSQFAVTDVEETGLTFVENAILKARHAARHARLPAVADDSGLEVDALEGAPGIYSARYAGPGAGDAANLRKLLEQLEQVPDARRTARFQCLMVYLRHADDPTPLIVQGTWEGRITRAPRGANGFGYDPVFFVPTHGCTAAELAPEEKNRLSHRGQALRQLVAVLAPGRE
- the rpoZ gene encoding DNA-directed RNA polymerase subunit omega gives rise to the protein MARITVEDCLENVENRFQLVLVAAKRARQLSSGAEACVARENDKPTVLALREIADGFVTSAILDEEQVQAGLEADDDTAEQNPAADAAGGTGELPQA
- a CDS encoding PP2C family protein-serine/threonine phosphatase; this translates as MKYQLAQLSVGGGRAANEDRVGTAERDNAVLLVVADGLGGHSGGELASQTLVETVLRVFQGVKQPRLSDPFSFLALTILKAHGSVAARAKMHVPPLEARTTCVVCLVQDGYAYWAHVGDSRLYHFRDGKLLVRTEDHTTIEELRRDGVITEEEMANHPRKSLLLRSVGGPSPPRISLGDEVALHTGDVLLLCSDGLWEALRAEEIAAALRRPRVDEAVEEMVLAAEKRMGDACDNVSAVCLRWEDRLTKSLPLQPPRPAQVDAAQLWRGAAAKVAAQRSPRPAAPAGAKRQDRIESEIQELEEYLRRLESKG
- the rph gene encoding ribonuclease PH, which gives rise to MRPSGRASDELRPIRITRRFTRHAEGSVLIEFGETRVVCNVSVEEKVPPFLKGKGQGWITAEYGMLPRATKERTQREAAKGKQGGRTMEIQRLIGRSLRAMVDLTKLGERTFTVDCDVIQADGGTRTASITGGCVALVDALDHLRGAKGLAANPLLHLVASVSVGIREGAPILDLDYIEDSSADTDSNYVMSEGGGFIEVQGTAERGTFSRAQLEAMTALAEKGIRELFAHQRQALGQK
- a CDS encoding porin family protein gives rise to the protein MKRSAVALLLALCGLTAYAPAQAQQPGNPLYFGAKIGLMDPDRGDEATNLGALVGYTLMEDTNGSLAVEGEYTRTFDDGEIGGNDWDVETLAGYLAYRTAGNVFLKAKAGYGWWDVNVDGATGFEGDDWDFTFGAGVGFRLSRKSGLELEYAVVQEDLNFISLGFFTHF